From Actinosynnema mirum DSM 43827, a single genomic window includes:
- a CDS encoding dynamin-like GTPase family protein, whose amino-acid sequence MSAPWLDVLDDTIRACAARNRPDLAARLREKRASQLDPRIRVLVVGESKQGKSQLVNALINAPVCAVGDDVTTAVPTFVQHAETPSATLLRGGSIADTPTERIPVPIDQVARAVSGRAGGEVLAAEVGIPRELLASGLVLIDTPGTGDPRGARAASTYAALLQADAVLMVTDATAELSASELELLRRVLAACPNVTVVLTKTDLSAQWRQVLQRDRAHLARAGVGAKVLPVSSALRLRAARTGDRELNAESGFPELLACVQRDIVAAADVLGRRSVAAAAASAVKQLVAPLKEELASMGARGPEDTIAALHEAQRRVDELRRRSARWQTVLADEMADLVSDVEYDLRDRTRGILREVDRTFETADPGKVWDEFEPWLRTSLTEAATTNFAWLLERAEWVAEKVARSFPVHRDDLLPESVFPDDLLDRVAEMDAPTLERFTASQKFFTGLRGSYGGVLMLGLVTSLAGMPLINAVSLGAGALFGGRSVLEEGEQRLKRRQAAAKQSVQRHVDDFFVKFSKDCRDAARHVQRSLRDHFSTIAEELQETLLESARSARRAVQDDATERERRTREAKGELDGLVQLYQRVQAVAGVGAATPLSITA is encoded by the coding sequence ATGTCCGCTCCGTGGCTCGACGTGCTCGACGACACGATCAGGGCCTGCGCCGCCCGCAACCGCCCCGACCTGGCCGCCAGGCTGCGCGAGAAGCGCGCGAGCCAGCTGGACCCGAGGATCCGGGTGCTCGTCGTCGGCGAGTCCAAGCAGGGCAAGAGCCAGCTGGTGAACGCGCTGATCAACGCGCCGGTGTGCGCGGTCGGCGACGACGTGACGACGGCCGTGCCCACGTTCGTGCAGCACGCCGAGACGCCGTCCGCGACGCTGCTGCGCGGCGGGTCGATCGCGGACACCCCGACCGAGCGCATCCCGGTGCCCATCGACCAGGTGGCGCGCGCGGTGAGCGGGCGCGCGGGCGGCGAGGTGCTGGCGGCCGAGGTCGGCATCCCGCGCGAGCTGCTGGCGTCCGGGCTGGTGCTGATCGACACCCCCGGCACCGGGGACCCGCGCGGGGCGCGCGCGGCCAGCACCTACGCGGCGCTGCTCCAGGCCGACGCGGTGCTGATGGTCACCGACGCGACCGCCGAGCTGTCGGCGTCCGAGCTGGAGCTGCTGCGCCGGGTCCTGGCGGCCTGCCCGAACGTGACCGTGGTGCTGACCAAGACCGACCTCTCCGCGCAGTGGCGGCAGGTGCTCCAGCGCGATCGCGCGCACCTCGCGCGCGCCGGGGTGGGCGCGAAGGTGCTGCCGGTGTCCTCGGCGCTGCGGCTGCGCGCGGCCAGGACCGGCGACCGGGAGCTGAACGCCGAGTCCGGGTTCCCGGAGCTGCTGGCGTGCGTGCAGCGCGACATCGTGGCGGCGGCGGACGTGCTCGGCCGCCGGTCGGTGGCCGCGGCGGCGGCGTCGGCGGTCAAGCAGCTGGTGGCCCCGCTCAAGGAGGAGCTGGCCAGCATGGGGGCGCGCGGCCCCGAGGACACGATCGCCGCGCTGCACGAGGCGCAGCGGCGGGTGGACGAGCTGCGGCGGCGGTCCGCGCGGTGGCAGACCGTGCTCGCCGACGAGATGGCCGACCTGGTGTCGGACGTGGAGTACGACCTGCGGGACCGGACCAGGGGCATCCTGCGGGAGGTCGACCGCACCTTCGAGACCGCCGATCCGGGGAAGGTCTGGGACGAGTTCGAGCCGTGGCTGCGCACCAGCCTGACCGAGGCGGCGACGACGAACTTCGCGTGGCTGCTGGAGCGGGCCGAGTGGGTCGCGGAGAAGGTGGCGCGCAGCTTCCCGGTGCACCGGGACGACCTGCTGCCCGAGTCGGTGTTCCCCGACGACCTGCTCGACCGGGTGGCGGAGATGGACGCGCCCACGTTGGAGCGGTTCACCGCGAGCCAGAAGTTCTTCACCGGGCTGCGCGGGTCGTACGGGGGCGTGCTGATGCTCGGGCTGGTGACCAGCCTGGCCGGGATGCCGCTGATCAACGCGGTGTCGCTCGGCGCGGGGGCGCTGTTCGGCGGGCGGTCGGTGCTGGAGGAGGGCGAGCAGCGGCTCAAGCGTCGGCAGGCCGCCGCGAAGCAGTCCGTGCAGCGGCACGTGGACGACTTCTTCGTGAAGTTCAGCAAGGACTGCCGGGACGCGGCGCGGCACGTGCAGCGGAGCCTGCGCGACCACTTCAGCACCATCGCCGAGGAGCTGCAGGAGACGCTGCTGGAGTCGGCGCGCAGCGCGCGGCGGGCGGTGCAGGACGACGCGACCGAGCGGGAGCGGCGCACGCGCGAGGCCAAGGGCGAGCTGGACGGGCTGGTGCAGCTGTACCAGCGGGTGCAGGCGGTGGCCGGGGTCGGCGCGGCGACCCCGCTGAGCATCACGGCGTAG
- a CDS encoding IniB N-terminal domain-containing protein has translation MVATPDTLHDFVLDLLSNPSALAAFQVDAEGCLAAAGLSDVTALDVQEVIPLVLDFAPSAGLPALDGIVAGDLDLDLEGSVSAIAQLQAVTQQLTGVVGAGSDLNLGAVGALTADASGVGLLGGNGDLGLGLGADVATSVDATVATSFSAVGDVTATLDGATTAVTQTAAGVDTTVDATLSGAVDTLDGTVGSALPGLDGVTSPLFDTVGSVHGSVSAVADQAFGALGGGGLDLGATLEPVGDLTQHVTATVSATAHNAGVGGVTDAVGHATAPIAESPLGDLLF, from the coding sequence ATGGTCGCCACCCCGGACACGCTGCACGACTTCGTCCTCGACCTGCTGAGCAACCCGAGCGCCCTGGCCGCCTTCCAGGTCGACGCCGAGGGCTGCCTGGCCGCCGCCGGCCTGAGCGACGTCACCGCGCTGGACGTCCAGGAGGTCATCCCGCTGGTGCTCGACTTCGCGCCGTCCGCCGGCCTGCCCGCCCTGGACGGGATCGTCGCGGGTGACCTGGACCTCGACCTGGAGGGCTCCGTCTCGGCGATCGCCCAGCTGCAGGCCGTGACCCAGCAGCTGACCGGCGTGGTCGGCGCGGGCTCGGACCTCAACCTGGGCGCCGTGGGCGCGCTCACCGCCGACGCCAGCGGCGTGGGCCTGCTCGGCGGCAACGGCGACCTGGGTCTCGGTCTGGGCGCCGACGTGGCGACGAGCGTGGACGCCACCGTGGCGACCAGCTTCTCCGCGGTGGGCGACGTGACCGCCACCCTGGACGGCGCGACCACCGCCGTCACCCAGACCGCCGCCGGTGTGGACACCACGGTCGACGCCACCCTGTCGGGCGCGGTGGACACCCTCGACGGGACCGTCGGCTCGGCCCTGCCGGGTCTGGACGGCGTGACCTCCCCGCTGTTCGACACCGTGGGCTCGGTGCACGGCTCCGTCAGCGCCGTGGCCGACCAGGCGTTCGGCGCGCTCGGCGGCGGTGGCCTGGACCTGGGCGCGACCCTGGAGCCGGTCGGCGACCTCACCCAGCACGTCACCGCGACCGTCTCCGCCACCGCGCACAACGCGGGTGTGGGCGGCGTCACGGACGCGGTGGGCCACGCGACCGCGCCGATCGCCGAGTCCCCCCTCGGCGACCTGCTGTTCTGA
- a CDS encoding Hsp70 family protein, translating into MSYVLGVDAGSTRTSAAVCHLGGAGRSEAEVVGLGGPGGGVATCLQLTADGDFAVGEPGDPRWTASDFVRRVGDDVPVVLGADPCTPQELVGLLVAHVARRVAEREGEPPAHVVLSHPPGWGPHARALVHAALRDAGLARVTLLPEPLAVAADHAENHRGRTGLLAVLGVGSHATTSALVRLAPNGEHELLAWSEEADRWAGADLDDLVFAHVAAELGGLDPAQPHLLPAVARLRRDCESAKRVLSGVPVTAVPVHLPDGRVDVELTRERFEELARPGVELAVRGLERLCRGHRPDAIALVGGTARTPLLASAVTAAVPGRLVLAAAPETCAVRGAALAGRRLLLGPDTGPDHGETSVLVHGDDPSLRFPVGQLAWDDAESAAPPPRPPVEITPLDLPTPLSVKRVVRRGLAPIGRSRRRGGRSEPDPRHRTRHDEDGR; encoded by the coding sequence TTGTCGTACGTCCTCGGGGTCGACGCGGGCTCCACCCGCACCTCGGCCGCCGTCTGCCACCTCGGCGGCGCGGGCCGCTCCGAAGCCGAGGTCGTCGGCCTCGGCGGACCGGGTGGCGGCGTCGCCACCTGCCTGCAGCTGACCGCCGACGGCGACTTCGCGGTCGGCGAGCCGGGTGACCCGCGCTGGACCGCGTCGGACTTCGTCCGCCGGGTCGGCGACGACGTCCCCGTCGTCCTGGGCGCGGACCCGTGCACCCCCCAGGAGCTGGTCGGGCTGCTCGTCGCCCACGTCGCCCGGCGCGTGGCCGAGCGCGAGGGCGAGCCGCCCGCGCACGTCGTGCTGTCCCACCCGCCGGGCTGGGGACCGCACGCCAGGGCGCTGGTCCACGCGGCCCTGCGCGACGCCGGGCTCGCGCGGGTCACCCTGCTCCCGGAACCGCTGGCCGTCGCCGCCGACCACGCCGAGAACCACCGGGGCCGCACCGGCCTGCTCGCGGTCCTGGGCGTGGGCAGCCACGCCACCACCTCCGCGCTGGTCCGCCTCGCCCCGAACGGCGAGCACGAGCTGCTCGCCTGGTCCGAGGAGGCCGACCGGTGGGCGGGCGCCGACCTGGACGACCTGGTCTTCGCGCACGTCGCCGCCGAGCTCGGCGGCCTCGACCCGGCGCAGCCGCACCTGCTGCCCGCCGTCGCCAGGCTGCGCCGGGACTGCGAGTCCGCCAAGCGCGTCCTGTCCGGCGTGCCCGTCACGGCCGTGCCGGTGCACCTGCCGGACGGCCGCGTCGACGTCGAGCTGACCAGGGAGCGCTTCGAGGAGCTGGCCAGGCCCGGCGTCGAGCTGGCCGTGCGCGGCCTGGAGCGGCTGTGCCGCGGCCACCGCCCCGACGCGATCGCCCTGGTCGGCGGCACGGCCAGGACGCCGCTGCTGGCCTCCGCCGTCACCGCCGCCGTGCCCGGCAGGCTCGTGCTGGCCGCCGCCCCCGAGACCTGCGCGGTCCGGGGCGCCGCCCTCGCGGGCAGGCGGCTGCTCCTGGGCCCGGACACCGGACCCGACCACGGCGAGACCTCCGTGCTCGTGCACGGGGACGACCCGTCGCTGCGCTTCCCCGTCGGCCAGCTCGCCTGGGACGACGCGGAGAGCGCCGCGCCCCCGCCGCGCCCCCCGGTCGAGATCACCCCGCTCGACCTGCCCACCCCCCTGTCGGTGAAGCGGGTCGTGCGCCGCGGCCTCGCCCCGATCGGCCGCTCCCGCCGCCGCGGCGGCCGGTCCGAGCCCGACCCCCGACACCGCACCCGACACGACGAGGACGGCCGTTGA